A DNA window from Clostridium botulinum BKT015925 contains the following coding sequences:
- a CDS encoding IS607-like element ISCbo6 family transposase: protein MKYYSIGQFSKLIGKTSQTLREWDKKNILKPHHVAPTGYRYYSQEQLNHFLGLKSEVQLNKKTIGYCRVSSHKQKDDLERQIENVKTYMFAKGYQFEIITDIGSGINYNKKGLNQLIDMITNSEVEKVVILYKDRLIRFGYELIENLCNKYGTTIEIIDNTEKSEEQELVEDLIQIVTVFSCRLQGKRANKAKKMIKELIEDDTFKES from the coding sequence ATGAAATATTATTCTATAGGGCAATTTTCAAAATTAATAGGTAAAACTTCTCAAACATTAAGAGAATGGGATAAAAAAAATATATTAAAACCACATCATGTAGCACCAACGGGGTATAGGTATTATTCACAAGAGCAACTTAATCACTTCTTAGGGTTAAAGTCAGAAGTTCAACTAAATAAAAAAACTATTGGATATTGTAGAGTTAGTTCTCATAAACAAAAAGACGACCTTGAAAGACAAATTGAAAATGTTAAAACGTATATGTTTGCCAAAGGTTATCAGTTTGAGATTATAACAGATATAGGGAGTGGAATTAACTACAATAAAAAGGGATTAAATCAACTAATCGACATGATAACTAATTCAGAGGTTGAAAAAGTGGTTATTCTATATAAAGATAGATTAATTAGATTTGGATATGAACTTATAGAAAATCTATGTAATAAATATGGAACAACTATTGAAATTATAGATAATACTGAAAAATCAGAAGAACAAGAGTTAGTTGAAGATTTAATTCAGATAGTTACAGTTTTTAGTTGTAGACTTCAAGGCAAGAGAGCAAATAAAGCTAAGAAAATGATTAAGGAGTTAATTGAAGATGATACTTTCAAAGAAAGTTAG
- a CDS encoding RNA-guided endonuclease InsQ/TnpB family protein: protein MILSKKVRLYPTEIQEQKLWQSVGTARFIYNWTLNRQQENYKNGGKFIKDGDLRKEITLMKKIEEYKWLSEVSNNVAKQAVKDCCNAYKNFFKGLKDKPCFKSRKKSKPSFYNDNVKLKVKTKLVNIEKVGWIKTKEQIPMNVKYTNPRVSFDGKYWYISVGIEQEQPKIELTNESIGIDVGIKDLAICSNGMTFKNINKSKEVKRLKKVLKRKQRKVSRKYEMNKIKKGGENRCQFKKTNNINKLRKEIKLLXRKLANIRSNHIHQATNKIVKTKPSRVVMETLNIKGMIKNKHLSKAVSEQCLYDFKVKMQYKCEFYGIKFVEADKWYPSSKTCSCCGSIKKDLKLSDRIYKCDCGLTIDRDFNASINLSRYKLA, encoded by the coding sequence ATGATACTTTCAAAGAAAGTTAGGTTATATCCAACAGAAATTCAAGAACAAAAATTATGGCAATCAGTTGGAACTGCAAGGTTTATATATAATTGGACTTTAAATAGACAACAAGAAAATTATAAAAATGGCGGTAAGTTTATTAAAGATGGTGATTTAAGAAAAGAAATTACTTTAATGAAGAAAATAGAGGAATACAAATGGCTAAGTGAAGTATCAAACAATGTAGCAAAACAAGCTGTAAAAGATTGTTGTAATGCTTATAAAAATTTCTTTAAAGGACTTAAAGACAAACCATGTTTTAAAAGTAGAAAGAAAAGTAAACCATCATTTTATAATGATAATGTTAAACTCAAAGTTAAAACGAAGTTGGTTAATATTGAAAAGGTAGGTTGGATAAAAACTAAAGAGCAAATACCTATGAATGTTAAATATACCAATCCAAGAGTAAGTTTTGACGGAAAGTATTGGTATATATCGGTTGGAATAGAACAAGAACAACCTAAAATAGAATTGACCAATGAAAGTATTGGTATAGATGTGGGAATTAAAGACCTTGCAATATGTTCAAATGGAATGACTTTTAAAAATATCAACAAAAGTAAAGAAGTTAAAAGACTTAAAAAAGTATTAAAGAGAAAACAAAGAAAAGTTAGTCGCAAATATGAAATGAATAAAATAAAGAAAGGTGGTGAAAACCGTTGTCAATTTAAAAAGACTAACAATATTAATAAACTTAGAAAAGAGATAAAATTACTTNATAGAAAGTTAGCTAACATAAGAAGTAATCATATTCACCAAGCAACGAATAAGATAGTGAAAACCAAGCCATCAAGAGTTGTTATGGAAACACTTAATATAAAAGGTATGATTAAAAATAAGCATTTGTCAAAAGCTGTTTCAGAGCAATGTTTATATGATTTTAAAGTTAAAATGCAATATAAATGTGAATTCTATGGAATTAAATTTGTTGAAGCAGATAAGTGGTATCCATCAAGTAAAACTTGTTCATGTTGTGGATCTATTAAGAAAGATTTAAAACTATCAGATAGAATTTATAAATGTGATTGTGGTCTTACTATTGATAGGGACTTTAACGCGAGTATAAATCTTTCAAGATATAAATTAGCATAG